A window from Schistosoma haematobium chromosome 1, whole genome shotgun sequence encodes these proteins:
- the STOML2_1 gene encoding Stomatin-like protein 2, mitochondrial, variant 4 (EggNog:ENOG4104PDU~COG:C) gives MIRNVIGRPAYRLSRVYASSRDYTSRAPINIGILIVPEKEAWVIERLGKFHRTLEPGLNFCIPILDRVAYVQSLKEVAIEIPDQSAITSDKSLFCEVQFCAYLNRMIWMLR, from the exons ATGATTCGTAATGTGATTGGCCGTCCAGCTTATCGACTTTCCAGG gtATATGCTAGCAGTCGTGATTACACATCACGAGCACCTATAAATATAGGGATATTGATCGTCCCAGAGAAAGAAGCATGGGTTATTGAAAGATTAGGAAAATTCCACAGGACACTGGAACCA GGACTCAATTTTTGTATACCCATTCTAGATCGCGTCGCTTATGTACAGTCACTAAAAGAAGTGGCCATTGAAATTCCAGATCAGTCAGCCATTACATCAG acaaatcgttgttttgtgAAGTTCAATTTTGCGCATATCTCAATCGGATGATTTGGATGCTTCGATAA